A segment of the Cutaneotrichosporon cavernicola HIS019 DNA, chromosome: 6 genome:
AGATTACATTACCGCCAAGCGGCATCTAGCAACTAGTTGAAAGTCGGTCCAGCACGAGCATCCTAGGCGTTCCCGTCAAGCTGCACGCCTAGTCAAacgactcgcgctcgacaccATAAACCTCCTTCGCGACGCGCCACCATTCACcgttctcgccgccgacgcacCAGCGCCCGGCAAATTCCACCTCGAGGGGGTGGAGGCGCTTTCCGACAATGACAATCGAGTGGAGAGGCGGCCCGTAGTCATCAGCAGAGAGGCGCCCTAGCTCAGCGACGGTACCCGAGATGATCTTCTGCGTGCTCGTGCCGATGCGCGAGAGCGACATGGCAAGCGTCTTCTCCGGGTCCATGAGCGTCGGGCCAGCCGCAACGGGCacatcatcctcatcgtccaTGTCGGCCTCGATTTCAGACGAAGGGTGCCGCTTGCCCTCGGTGAGCAGCATCTGCTCAAACGCCGTCATGGGGTTCATGAAGCGTGGTGGCTCGTAGATGAGGCGTCCCCTGGCGTTAGTTGGGAACAGAGAAATCAGAAAAACCGGCTCACCTCGCCATGTTTTCCTCGCTCTGCTCGCGGACCTTGATATCCAAGAGCACGAGCGTGTGCATCCCATAGCGCAGgttctcctcgaggcggtcgtACCACGAGTCAGGCGTCCAGGTGTTGGTGTAGAAGGGAAGCGAGATCGCCTGCCCAAAGTTGTACATCTGCAAGCCAGAGGAGCCGAGAGCCGTCATGATGGACGCATTGTGGATCGTCTGGGTGGGGATGCCGCGGTTCTGGGCGCGAAGGAGAAGGTCCGTGTGGGTGGTTgcgctggggttagcgaGGGCCGATGGACAAACAGCAGAAGATATGACGGGGAGCTTAAGCCGTTCCCAGTCACCAAACGGGAGGTTTAGGTATCCATCAGCTCGGCAGCTGACAGTGACAGCGCGGCTGAGTGCCAGCCGTACCGCTCTTGGCACCGCCGCCGTAGAAAACGCATCAAAAAGTGGTTTTCCCTACTCACCCCAGCGGGTCGCCAACAACGAGGAacgcgacgtcgaccttgtccgcGTCGCGCAAGATCTCAtcgctctcgagctcgacaatTTCACGAGTCGCAGTAATGACGGGACGTCCATAGAACTCCTCCTGTCTGTCAGCTTAAAGGACACGCTCTAGCTGTTCCAGTATCACCAGCCACTCACaagcttctccttctcgatcATGAGGATGGACGTGTAAGCCTCGAGGTAGACGCGGTCGCACCCGCGCAcggcctgctgtcagctctgtCCTTGCAGCTTTCGGGGCAGTACACTCacctcgaggcccttgaCAGTGAtgtccttctcgtcgctgAGGCCCAGGCCGATCACGTAGAGCATGGTGgctgttgttgttgttgttgttgttgtgaTGGGGTGCAGCAGTGCATGGTGGAAATTATCGTCCAagaacctcgacctccacttccacGTGTAAATCACGTGCATTGATCTCCATTCCcccagccacagccacctccacccacttTAAACCCATTTGCCACCCAGTCAACCCAGGCAACAAGACGATGAGCTGGTCCCCGCCAGTCGCAAAGTcgaaagagagagagacgTGTAATGAAACGCAAACGAGGTACGAGAGGATACTGACCAGTACCAGTCAAGGAAGCGCTGACCAGCGTGACGAGAGTGTAGGAGCTTGTTTGCTCTTCCAATAGCGTCCCGTAAAGAGATTCATGACGTCAAGACAATGCCGTACTCTCTCACCGGGCCACCCAGGGGAAGGGTGGGTTACTCTCTCTTTCCACATCTCCACGCTTCACCCTTTTTCTCATCTCACCTCACTACATCACACATCAAACATGTACGCCCTCCGCTCCGCCCTTCGTGCTCCTGCTCGCGTCTCGCCTCGTGCGttcaccaccaccgccgcccgctGGAAGGATGCCTGGGCCAACACCCCCGACATGAACTTTGCCGAGTTCAACAAGCTCGCCCGCGCTCCCACCGACGTGAGTACTTTGACCAGTCGAGTCGTCGAGTCGGGTGCCTTAGCTCTCTTTTCCGCTAGTTGTTCACCACGACCTGTAGACAGTGAGAGGGTGCCAGTACACAACGGAATGCCGATACGATCCACCGACTGACCCTAGGACGtgctcctcatcgacacTCGTGAGCCCGACGAGGCTGCCATGTCGCCCATTTCCGGTACCGTCAACCTTCCGTTCAGCAAGGTCGCCAGTGCGCTCGCTGAGGGCAATAACCCGGGCCAGTTCCAGAACGTGAGTAGTAACAAGAGTGGCGAGCGTGACAAGCAATCGCGGGATGGTTGGGGGAGCCTGAGGTGTCATCCAAGGGAGATGGCTGGAGGGAATAGGGAATGATCTTTCCTGCGCAAAGGGCCAAGTGATGACGACGGCCGCGCGATACAACCACATGGAGGAGACAACACGCTGACCTCAGGACTTTGCGTTCTCCAAGCCCGCCTACAACCAGAAGATGGTGTTCCTCGACCGGGCCGCCAAGCGctccgaggccgccgccgaggccgcccgCAAGGCTGGATACCAGAACGTGCGCACGTACGGTGGCGGCGTCAAGGAGTACCAGGAAAACGCCGACAAGCACAAGGAGTAAGAAGTATGTTACCTCGGACAGGACCGTGGAGTAGAGGTATAAACAATGCAGAAATATTGGAGCACGCCCTATGTCGTGCACTTGAGGAGGCTATGGAGATAATACGTACTGAACTCTTAAACTCTTGATACGCAACCCCTGGTTCGTTGCGCTCACACACAAGCAAAAGCTTCTGCAGTCGGTTAACGCGCGTGACTGGCCGAAAGTTGCGGCAAGAAGCGTTCGACAGCAATAGAGCCGTTCGACTAATTGGAGGAAGAGCCTAATGACGGATGCAGTCTCGAACTGGAGATTGTCCAAGGCGAGCTTTACAGGAACCACGGAGCGCCCAACGATCCGTTCTCGCATGACAAGGCTGAAGTTAGTGGGAGGGCGTGGGCCAATGAATCAGCGTACGCCGAACAAAGCATCTGAGAGACTCCCGGGCACCTCGCAGCCATGATGTAGAATCGGGGGACGCGGGACCGCACATTGTCTGCCGACAGGATCTCGATGCTCCCCTCCGTCCATATcccctcgtccttgacTGAACAACCGGCTGAAACGCATGTCAGAGTGTTAACGCATGCCGAGGTTTCTCAGCCGCGAAGAACTTGGTGAACTGGTCGGCAATTGACGACTCTTCGCGTTTACCGTACGCACGAGCAAGTGCGAACAGGTAATTGATAGGCAGCCCTCATCAGAACATCCAGGCTGGCCATGGCGCGGGTTCCAGATATTCTGAGAGGCTGTTCCATGTCGAACGCTTCGATCTTCCGAACCTATCTCTGACTTGGACACTTTCATTGGGGTGCTAACCACAACAATGTCTCCGTCAGAGTGTGTGGTAAGACATATGGTCGAGGTGGTTGATTGggaggatggagaagaGTTGCCATCGCCGTGACCATCGATCATTTGAGACCCTCTACGACTTTCATTAGGATTGCCCATTAGAAAATACCTATTAGAATGACGTAGGCAATCACATTTATTTGGTTCCGCTCTGCATAGGTGAATGGCTCAATTGCTCCACTAACCACAGCATCCACAGCATCCACAGTAAAAGAGCTGGTCAGAGAGCTGACATGTCATTAACCTGCGTGTTACGAACAAGTTTGCTACGTATGCTCCTATTCGTCAAAGCGCACTCGCCTCTGATTGTTGCCTTTTGTTTCAGTGCATCGGCCTCCCTACTCGCACCACATTCGGCCTCCACCCTGTCCATTATCTATCCTATCCAGTCCTCCCCCTTTGAGTGGTTATATGAATGCCGAGTTGTAATACAGTCATAAGCAGTATTATAATCCAATTAGACACAGCTTCTAATCACTTGAAGCTGTTGTCTGACACAATGCGACCGCTGACTTTGactccacccaccccacccaccatCCTTCACAAACCATGTCCAACAAATCGGAATCCGAAAGCAGCACCGAGAGTGTCTGGGACGATGATAACTGGACTGAAGGCGACTTTGAGATCATCACATCGGACAACGTCCGGTTCCGCGTCCCCAGCTTCCACCTCTACTCGTCGAGGTACTCAACCCCACATCGCACCGCTGACGGCCAGCTCAGTTTTCCGCAACGCGCACAGTGTTGCCGGTGAGAGCGACCTCAAGATCGTGTTCATGGACCCCCTGTGCGAGACCGCCGCCGTGATTCACCTGTacctcagcctcgtcgtcgagggccgTCTTGTCACCTTGTACAATCTGCCGTTTGTGAAGGAGCTCGCCATCTTCTTGGACAAGTACGGCTGCGACCAGGCACGCAGCTTCATGTGCTCCAGGATTGAGAATGCTGTGCTGAAGGGTGAGATCGACGCTCACGCCGGgttcctcgtcgccgccaatGCCTCCAACATCCCTCTCTGccgcctcatcctcgtcagGCAAGCTAACCATACATGGAAACGAGACAAGGGTCGAGGTTCAGATGAGCTAATTGCTGGAATGGCTGGAAAGAACGTCTGGGACAGCAACTACTGGCCAGCGTCGACATGGAACAGCGGGATCCCCCAAGCGTACTTGTTCGCCCTGGCACGCGCCTACGGCAGCTGCGATATGTCTTCTGACAAttcgctcgccgacgagtttgagcaCTACCTCAACCTTATTACGGACTAGGTTagtgagcttgagcgcaCGTTTTCTGCCAATAGTGACAGGGTTGAGGCCGCCAGAGCCTGCAATTGGGCTGGCAttgcgcgcgcgtggcAGGACCAAGACAGAGGAGTATGCATAACACAGAGAGTAGTTGCGGGAGGAGCAGTGTAGTTTACCACATGCCACAGCACGCCGTTGAGAGCCATGAACGGCTTTTGAGACTGGA
Coding sequences within it:
- a CDS encoding uncharacterized protein (Rhodanese Homology Domain): MYALRSALRAPARVSPRAFTTTAARWKDAWANTPDMNFAEFNKLARAPTDDVLLIDTREPDEAAMSPISGTVNLPFSKVASALAEGNNPGQFQNDFAFSKPAYNQKMVFLDRAAKRSEAAAEAARKAGYQNVRTYGGGVKEYQENADKHKE
- the DPH5 gene encoding uncharacterized protein (Tetrapyrrole (Corrin/Porphyrin) Methylases) translates to MLYVIGLGLSDEKDITVKGLEAVRGCDRVYLEAYTSILMIEKEKLEEFYGRPVITATREIVELESDEILRDADKVDVAFLVVGDPLGATTHTDLLLRAQNRGIPTQTIHNASIMTALGSSGLQMYNFGQAISLPFYTNTWTPDSWYDRLEENLRYGMHTLVLLDIKVREQSEENMARGRLIYEPPRFMNPMTAFEQMLLTEGKRHPSSEIEADMDDEDDVPVAAGPTLMDPEKTLAMSLSRIGTSTQKIISGTVAELGRLSADDYGPPLHSIVIVGKRLHPLEVEFAGRWCVGGENGEWWRVAKEVYGVERESFD